A part of Anabas testudineus chromosome 7, fAnaTes1.2, whole genome shotgun sequence genomic DNA contains:
- the LOC117152871 gene encoding dynein heavy chain — LHYIHYTIYTTLYTLHYIHYTIYTILYTLYYIHYTIYTTLYTLYYIHYTIYTILYTLHYIHYTIYTILYTLHYIHYTIYTILYTILYTIHYIHYTIYTILYTLHYIHYTIYTILYTLYYIHY, encoded by the exons ctacactatatacactatactatatacactacactatatacactacactatatacactatactatatacactatactatataca ctatactatatacactacactatatacactacactatatacactatactatatacactacactatatacactatactatatacactacactatatacactatactatatacactatactatatacactacactatatacactacactatatacactatactatat actatactatatacaatacactatatacactacactatatacactatactatatacactacactatatacactacactatatacactatactatatacactatactatatacactac